Within Buteo buteo chromosome 10, bButBut1.hap1.1, whole genome shotgun sequence, the genomic segment GAGAGACTGTGCTCTTGGCAACAGGTCCCTGGGGTTTGGAGCGTCTTGTGTAAAAACATACGTTTACTCTTTTTTCCAGTGAAGCTAGTTTTAATGAACTTGGCTAAACTGGATAGAAGCAGTAGGAAGCAGATCTCTTGAGGATCCTAGGTTGTTGCTAACAAGGACTGGAAATGGCCGGTGGAGGATGGGTTTGGCACACACATGTTCCTCGCCCCCCGCGTAACAGATCCCTAAGGAAGCTCCAAGCAGCCGTGACAGCGGTTCCTCTCAGATGCAGGTTTATGGGCAATGTCTTCTACTGTGGTGCCCTACAGTAGAAAACTAGGAGATGCTTTGTCTGCCTATTAGAAAAGGCAGTGCTCAGTGAGAACAGTGCAACCGCTCATTTGTAGGACGGCTTCCTTGAAGGTCTGGTCTCACCTGCTGTTGGGATGGTTTAGCGGGTCTCATGAGCAAATCTGCTTCTCTAGGTGGCTTCACTCTCAGCCGAGTTCTCAGAGTCTTCCAGGGTGTTTGATTTGGGAGCGTTGGTTGTCGCTGGGTGGTTTTAAGACTGTTGGGAGCTCCATGttcagaaactgaagtgaaGGCAAGCTGCTGTCCTTCCTGTAGATGCTGGCCTTTGTAGGTCTGTGGGAAGGACAGACATCCCTGGGGTAGGGTGTCCTAGAGCTTACAGTAACAGTGGCTCTTTTATCTGACCTGCCATCGTATTTTCTAGCCTCTACCCACAGCTGTGTTAACTGACTCTATGTGGAGCCCAAGGAATAAAGCAACTGCTCTTTCACGTGCATAATCttcatgggatttttttactttctgtggtTTCCTTGATATCAGAGCACCTCTTCTTACAACACCTACAGAACTTGTGAAAATGGTCTGACTCAGCAGACAGGATCTGCATCAAACTTCTGACTTGTCTTTCTGCTCTGTATCTTGTGTGATCTCTGGGTGTTACATGGCCGGCAGTTGCTTCAGTCGCTAACTGGGCTCTACCTCTCCCTTTATCCTTAATGTTAGCCTGCATATGGTAAAAAGTCTATGCCAAAGCAGAGCTTCCCTTGAAGATGGttttttttgattctttccAACACTCAGGACTTGCTCATGTGGTTCCTGTAAGTTTTTCCAGGCATTACaccttgaatatttttttctttcttggcagCTGATTCATTTAGAAATCAAACCGGCCATCAGGAATCGGATTATCCgggagctgcaggtgctgcaCGAGTGTAATTCCCCATATATCGTGGGTTTCTATGGAGCCTTCTACAGCGACGGAGAGATCTCCATCTGCATGGAGCACATGGTGAGTCCCCATTCCTCCTCTGCAAACTGCCATTCCCTGGAGTGTTCTGAATTGCATCTCCCCAAGACTTGAAATTGCAAGTGAAATGGGTTAGGGTGCTGGCAGCTACAATGGCTCcttgctctggctgcagcaagGCCACTGTGTGCCTGGTAGGAGCTGCACTCTCCTGCTTAGGCATTGGTATGACAGAGAGATCGACTTTTTGGAAAGCGGAAGCAGAGGTTTGGGGGGTTGGCCAAAAGGAAATGTTGTAAACCTGCCACTCTACAGAGCTTGCAGTGAAGCACAGTGTGCAGTTTCTGTTGTCTCTGGCGGTGAATAGTGTTGTCGCTCCTCCGGATCAGTGCTGACAGCATCATCTTCACATTTACCACTGAGAGAAAGGAAGCTAAGAACTAATAGCAAGAAGTAGAGCTGATAGAAGATAgcattaaaatagttttcagcAAGATGCTTGAGCTCTGATTACCagatatctttttttctgctgtaaacaGAGTGTGCTTGATGCTGAGTCGTTGCAGACAGCTGAGCTGGGATGCTACATACTGCTCATATACCACTTGCCCTCCCTGTGCATGCTTGCCTGTACAGCcagctgctctgttttcctACTGGCGATTGGCGTGTTGGTCATTTCAGTGTTCTTTGTTTTAGGATGGTGGGTCTTTGGATCAAGTGTTGAAAGAAGCCAAAAGAATTCCAGAGGAGATCTTGGGGAAAGTCAGTATAGCGGTGAGTTACGGTGGCTCTTCAGGCTTCCAGAAAGCATTTGCTGGGCACGGTTTGGGAATAATGCTTGTATTACCTTAGGAAGCTTTCTTCGTTTCCCCGTACGCGCTTTCCTATCCTGACCTAAGGCAAGAGGCAGTGGTGTGTGcaagaggggaggggggaaagcaTATTCGTAACCGCTCTCCATAGCTCCAACCCCTTGCATTGCACCAGCTGGTGTTGGCCTCTCCTGGAGAAGATTTGGGAGAAGGTTTCTCGGGCGGTAAACCCCAGATCTGTGATTGACTTGATGATAAATTGCAAACCCTGAAACACGTGGACACTATGGGATGGCTTTCCTCGCCAAGCTGTAGTGTGGCAGCACCCAGAGTTTATGCAACGTGTCCTGCTGAAGGGAAAGCacttcccttcccagctctgaCCTCATCCTGTCTTTGGTTTCCTTCTAGGTTCTGAGAGGCTTGGCGTATCTGAGAGAGAAGCACCAAATCATGCACAGAGGTGAGAGGAGGAACCTAAAAATAACTGCCTGCAGTACAAGAGCCCTGTATTTTACCTAGAGTTGTGTTTATGCTCTTGTCTCTTGCTGTTGTCAGATGTGAAGCCTTCTAACATTCTGGTTAATTCTCGAGGAGAGATTAAGCTGTGTGATTTTGGGGTCAGCGGTCAACTCATTGACTCCATGGCGAACTCTTTTGTGGGAACTCGGTCCTACATGTCTGTAAGTTCCTTTCAACCGTTggctgttttgggtttttggggggtttgtttttttgttttgttttggggtttttttgggtttttgttttggttgtttggggtttttctgggtttggtttttttgttttgtttttttttttttacaatttggGTTCAACTCAGCTCTTACAGAATCAGCACGTAGTGTCTGATTTGCTTAcagttttgctctgtgtttcCCTCCTTATCTGGACTGCCCTGTTCCTGGTTCACATCGGGGGCTAGCCCAGTGCTTTGAGGCACTGTCCTGTGCTGGAGAAGCAGATGCCTCCTCATCCTCCTGAGGAGTCGCTGTCCTGTCGACTCCAGCCTGTGCCTGGCTAGTGTTGGTGGCATGTGGAAGTGCAGAGACTTGCAGGGAAAGATGTTTCAGATCCTACAAATGcttccatgttttattttggcGAGTGTTTGTGGGTTCAAAAACATCGTTCTCTTTTCTGTATGCAAAGCTCTGTGCAGAAAAACGATTGTGGAGGGGATGCAGATGCTGGTACATGcacctcctctgctgctttgaCCATGTGCACTTGTTGGCAAAATTGGGGTAAAACCAGTTCAGTACAGCTGGGTTTTTGTACAGGCTAATGGGAAATTAAAGCCGAACTGGAGTCAGCCAGTGAGGGTGAACTGCAGGAAGAGCTGATTGTGCCTCTCCTCCTTTAAATGAGAATAATCATCAGTGTTAGCTCAGCTGCAGATAATATGGTGTCCATGACAATAAAATCACCTCCTGGCTGGCTCTGATTTCCCAGGTCCTGCTGGCTGAAAGGCAGAGGGTAGGTGGGTGTCTTCTCACCTCACCACGTGTAGTTGTGGCTGGGAACGAGCGGTGGGTTATTAGGGAAGCCATCAGACTACACTTCAGTGCTTAGGTCTGAGCTGCTCTCGTATTTTGGGAATGGTTATTCAAGTACAGTTATAGTTAGACAgtggctatttaaaaataatatctcCTTTGCACTCAGCCACTGGGTCTGCACAGCTGACTCAAAGCTGCCAGTATGGATGACTTGCattgattgatttatttttaatttttatttctctttcaatgGTAAGAGCCTAGAGTGGATTTTCTGCTCCTCAAATTCCTCTTGGGTATTAACAGGAatgagcaggaaaacaaaaaattttgtTAATAAATTGAGTTCATTAGATCTCAGCTACAGAGAAATAGATTCCTACTGTGTACTCTGGACTCCTAAGTGTAAGCAGCTGTAAATGCTGCTCAACTCTAGCTGTTGATTAGCTGCATACAAGTGCTTTATGTTTGCACATGATCTTTCATTTGCATCCCCTTTGCACATGACCCCTTTGGGACAGTCCTTTCCCTGAAGGGGTGGAGAGCTGAGCTGGAGAGGCTGTCAGGATATCGAGTCTCATCTATTTAATTTCAGTGCATGATGTTTATGACTTTGCGTATTGATATTCTGTGTCagtgtgtgtttctgtggtCTTTCCTTCCAGCCCGAGCGGTTGCAGGGCACCCACTACTCGGTCCAGTCCGACATCTGGAGCATGGGTCTGTCGTTAGTGGAGCTGTCTATCGGAAGGTACCCAATCCCCCCGCCAGACTCCAAGGAACTGGAAGCAATATTTGGCCGTCCTGTGGTGGACGGGGCAGAGGGAGAGTCTCACAGCATCTCGCCGCGGGCCAGGCCCCCAGGACGCCCCGTCAGTGGTAGGGGCTGTCGTATGCATTGGAAACAACATGCAGACGTGGGGGCGAAGGGGTCGGGTTGTGTTCGGTGTGGCTGGGTTAGCCAAAGGCCGTTTTGGATGAGGTTGTGGTGGGGAGGTGAGTGTTTCTAGAGAGGCccctctctgcagagcagatggAGCCATGTCAATGCTCCAGCACTATCCACTCTACCACGGAGGTTTGTAATTCCTCACGAGCACAGGCAGGAGTCTGATCTTGCATGGGGAGGCGAGGAGATTGCTCTCAGGATGTCAACCAGGGTCTATTAAGATTTTTGAAGAGCTCAGTTAATCTGCCTTTAGACCCTGCTGCGTCCCACGAGAAGGCTCAAGCCATGCAGCAAATCACCCTGTGCTGGGGATGGTGCAGGCTGTTGGGATGTGGATCCCTTGGAGGAGATGCTTTGAGGGACACTGTCACAGCCCATGTTGCTCCTCAGGCTCTACCCATGCTGCCAACAGGTTCCTTTCAAGCTTAGGGCAGCTTTTTGGGAACAGCTTTGCTGGGAGCTCTCGTAGAGGTACCACACTGGCACAGGTGTTTGAAGGAGGCTCTGCTCAAGCCATTTGCTTGGAAGCAGAAGGCTCTAGAAGCGCTGCCAGCCTGCCACAGCAGATGGTCTGGTACTCTCCAAATGCTCCAAGCTAGGAAATAAATCTGGACTATaggcacagagaaagaaatccaaGGTTTTGGAATGTGTTTTCGTTTTCGCTCcgttattttttttaaccacgAGTCAATTCCCAAGTGGGTTGCCTCTGCCGCTCCCAGCTAAAGTCCCACAGCACACATGCTTTTCACACAAAATGAGGCCCCTTGCTGTCCCTGAACAGCCTCTCACCACTGTTTTTGTCATCTTAACCGTGCAGGCCATGGGATGGACAGCCGGCCTGCGATGGCCATCTTTGAACTGCTGGATTATATAGTTAATGAGGTGGGTATTTCTTTACTGTCGGCTCTGCTGGGCTTCCCTGAGGTACCACAGCGTCATGTCCACTGCTGAGTCAGGATGGGCTCTGAAACCTTTGCTTGAACAGGGGCTTTTCGATAGAGAGCCCCTCTGAGCTGCACTGacatcctttccttctccctgttACCTATTTGTAATGCAAAAGAATCTCTGGTTTTGGAATAAGGCTCTGCAGGGGAAGTTTTTAATACCCTTGAAAGAGGAGAGCAGCGAGGGAGCTCTTGGCTGTAATGACCTGCTCCTTCTGCAACTGGCCGTTTCAAACATGCTTCTTCTTAGATCAGCAAAGGATGAACACTCCCTCTGTGCAGATGCTGAGGTTGTGCATGTTTTCTCAGATGAAGCCCTTTG encodes:
- the MAP2K2 gene encoding dual specificity mitogen-activated protein kinase kinase 2 isoform X2, with protein sequence MARKLIHLEIKPAIRNRIIRELQVLHECNSPYIVGFYGAFYSDGEISICMEHMDGGSLDQVLKEAKRIPEEILGKVSIAVLRGLAYLREKHQIMHRDVKPSNILVNSRGEIKLCDFGVSGQLIDSMANSFVGTRSYMSPERLQGTHYSVQSDIWSMGLSLVELSIGRYPIPPPDSKELEAIFGRPVVDGAEGESHSISPRARPPGRPVSGHGMDSRPAMAIFELLDYIVNEPPPKLPNGVFTQDFQEFVNKCLIKNPAERADLKMLMSHTFIKRSEVEEVDFAGWLCKTLRLNQPSTPTRAAM
- the MAP2K2 gene encoding dual specificity mitogen-activated protein kinase kinase 2 isoform X1 — translated: MLAKRKPVLPALNIAPSAAEGPSPDGSAEANLVDLQKKLEELELDEQQKKRLEAFLTQKAKVGELKDDDFERISELGAGNGGVVTKVQHKPSGLVMARKLIHLEIKPAIRNRIIRELQVLHECNSPYIVGFYGAFYSDGEISICMEHMDGGSLDQVLKEAKRIPEEILGKVSIAVLRGLAYLREKHQIMHRDVKPSNILVNSRGEIKLCDFGVSGQLIDSMANSFVGTRSYMSPERLQGTHYSVQSDIWSMGLSLVELSIGRYPIPPPDSKELEAIFGRPVVDGAEGESHSISPRARPPGRPVSGHGMDSRPAMAIFELLDYIVNEPPPKLPNGVFTQDFQEFVNKCLIKNPAERADLKMLMSHTFIKRSEVEEVDFAGWLCKTLRLNQPSTPTRAAM